From a region of the Panicum virgatum strain AP13 chromosome 2K, P.virgatum_v5, whole genome shotgun sequence genome:
- the LOC120691688 gene encoding brefeldin A-inhibited guanine nucleotide-exchange protein 5-like, producing the protein MAGAAGGFVTRAFEAMLKECAANRGKFAALQQSIQSCLDNIKGATAEGAVITEALASAGRVLEGPQAELVLQPLRLAVETKHVKLVEPALDCLHKLIAYDHLEGDPGLEGGKNSPLFTDILNMVCGCVDNTSPDSTVLQVLKVLLNAVASSRFRVHGEPLLGVIRVCYNIALNSKSPVNQATSKAMLTQMISIVFRRMESEQVSVSSASSVVKDTPSSSTKDSENGEISSDSQDEEKVTLGDALSMNRASEAPPTSVEELQNLAGGADIKGLEAVLDKAVELEDGKKVSRGIDLDTMNIIQRDALLLFRTLCKMSMKEESDEVATKTRLLSLELLQGLLEGVSDAFTKNFHFIDSVKAYLSYALLRACVSPSPVVFQYACGIFSVLLLRFRESLKGEIGVFFPLIVLRSLDSSDSPLSQKASVLRMLEKVCKDPQMLADVFVNYDCDLEGPNLFERMVSALSKIAQGSQIADTNSNVSSQTVSVKGSSLQCLVSILKSLADWEQLRRDSSKQGSIAESNEENASRSLTTDETKSQEDGRNQFERAKAHKSTMEAAVSEFNRKPAKGIEYLLSNKLIENKASSVAQFLKNTPSLDKVMIGEYLGQHEEFPLAVMHSYVDSMKFSGLKFDAAIREFLKGFRLPGEAQKIDRIMEKFAERYCADNPGLFKNADTAYVLAYAVIMLNTDAHNPMVWPKMSKSDFVRMNTVSDAEECAPKELLEEIYDSIVKEEIKMKDDLHDASKTTKRPETEERGRLVNILNLALPRLKSASDTKAESEKIIKQTQALFKNQGQKKGVFYVAQQVELVRPMLEAVGWPLLATFSVTMEEGDSKPRVVSCMDGFRAGIHLTRVLGMDTMRYAFLTSLVRFTFLHAPKEMRSKNVEALRTLLGLADTDMDALQDTWNAVLECVSRLEYITSNPSISATVMMGSNQISRDSVVQSLKELAGKPAEQIFVNSVKLPSDSIVEFFTALCGVSAEELKQTPARVFSLQKLVEISYYNMARIRLVWARIWSVLAQHFIAAGSHHEEKVAMYAIDSLRQLGMKYLERAELNNFTFQSDILKPFVILMRNSHNSKIRGLIVDCIVQLIKSKVGSIKSGWRCVFMIFTAAADDEDESIVESAFENVEQVILEHFDQVVGDCFMDCVNCLIGFANNKCTPRISLKAIALLRICEDRLAEGFIPGGAVKPIDAVPEANFDVTEHYWFPMLTGLSDLTLDSRPEVRHCALEVLFDLLNERGHKFSSPFWESIFHRVLFPIFDHVRHAGRDGLSSGDDWLRDTSIHSLQLICNLFNTFYKEVSFMLPPLLSLLLECAKKTDQTVVSIALGALVHLIEVGGHQFSDGDWETLLKSIRDASYTTQPLELLNSLGFQKSNNQQLLSREAESDSHGSRGEVSISSNGEHSHPEPNPQTSLDNSEGSPSPSGRTQPAVSPRGQSIGQRIMGNMMDNLLVRSLTSKSKGRADDIAPPSPVKAPDDDEAVKAEEEDSPMMETVRSKCITQLLLLGAIDSIQKRYWSRLKATQQIAIMDILLSLLEFASSYNSPSNLRTRMHHIPPERPPLNLLRQELAGTTIYLDILHKSTVEQEERDSTEEADGFSVESGEQEKIKDLAEGKLVSFCGQILKEASDLQPSTGEAASADIHRVLDLRAPVIVKVLKGMCIMDAQIFKRHLKDFYPLITKLICCDQMDVRGVLGDLFSKQLTPLMP; encoded by the exons atggcgggcgcCGCGGGCGGGTTCGTCACCCGGGCCTTCGAGGCCATGCTCAAGGAGTGCGCCGCCAACCGCGGCAAGTTCGCCGCGCTCCAGCAATCCATCCAGTCATGCCTCG ATAACATCAAGGGCGCCACAGCGGAGGGCGCGGTCATCACGGAGGCGCTCGCGTCGGCCGGGCGCGTGCTCGAGGGACCCCAGGCCGAGCTCGTGCTGCagccgctccgcctcgccgtcgagACCAAGCACGTCAAGCTCGTCGAGCCCGCGCTCGACTGCCTCCAC AAACTTATTGCTTATGACCATTTAGAAGGTGATCCTGGTTTAGAAGGTGGTAAAAATTCCCCATTATTTACAGACATCCTGAACATGGTCTGTGGCTGTGTCGATAACACCTCCCCTGACAG TACTGTTCTCCAAGTCTTGAAAGTGCTTCTCAACGCTGTTGCTTCAAGTAGGTTTAGAG TTCATGGAGAACCATTGCTTGGGGTCATTAGAGTATGTTATAACATTGCTCTCAATAG CAAGAGCCCTGTGAACCAGGCTACCTCAAAGGCTATGTTGACCCAGATGATCAGCATTGTATTCAGGAGAATGGAATCTGAGCAG GTTTCTGTATCGTCTGCAAGCTCTGTGGTTAAAGATACACCTTCATCTAGCACAAAGGACTCTGAAAATGGGGAAATATCTTCTGACAGCCAAGATGAGGAAAAAGTTACCCTGGGAGATGCATTGTCCATGAATCGGGCTTCGGAAGCACCTCCAACGTCTGTTGAAGAGCTTCAGAATCTTGCAGGAGGAGCAGATATTAAG GGGTTGGAGGCTGTTCTGGACAAGGCTGTTGAACTTGAAGATGGGAAGAAAGTGTCACG TGGAATCGACCTGGACACTATGAATATAATACAACGTGATGCGCTATTGCTCTTCCGAACTCTTTGCAAG ATGAGCATGAAAGAAGAAAGCGATGAGGTTGCTACAAAGACAAGGCTGCTGTCACTCGAACTACTACAG GGATTGCTAGAAGGAGTGAGTGACGCATTCACAAAAAATTTCCACTTCATTGATTCGGTCAAAGCATATCTTTCGTACGCTCTTCTGCGAGCATGCGTCTCTCCATCTCCAGTTGTTTTTCAG TATGCTTGTGGAATATTTTCAGTTCTGTTGCTCCGTTTTAGAGAGAGTCTGAAG GGAGAAATTGGTGTCTTCTTTCCTCTGATAGTTTTAAGGTCTCTAGATAGCTCTGATAGCCCCCTCAGCCAGAAGGCCAGTGTTCTTAG GATGTTGGAGAAAGTTTGCAAAGATCCCCAAATGCTTGCAGATGTGTTTGTGAACTATGACTGTGATCTTGAGGGACCAAATCTTTTTGAACGTATG GTTAGCGCACTCTCAAAAATTGCACAAGGATCTCAAATTGCTGATACTAACTCCAATGTGTCATCTCAAACAGTTTCTGTAAAAGGCTCATCTCTCCAG TGCTTGGTGAGTATTCTGAAGTCACTAGCTGATTGGGAGCAACTTCGAAGAGATTCTTCAAAGCAAGGGAGCATTGCTGAGTCTAACGAAGAGAATGCTTCGAGGAGCTTGACAACCGATGAGACGAAGAGCCAAGAGGATGGTCGGAATCAGTTTGAGAGAGCCAAAGCTCATAAATCGACAATGGAGGCTGCAGTTTCAGAG TTTAATCGTAAACCAGCGAAAGGGATTGAGTATTTATTGTCAAATAAATTAATTGAAAATAAGGCGTCATCTGTAGCTCAGTTTCTCAAGAACACTCCCAGCTTGGATAAG GTTATGATTGGTGAATATTTGGGACAGCATGAGGAGTTCCCTCTTGCTGTGATGCATTCCTATGTTGACTCCATGAAGTTTTCAGGGTTGAAGTTTGATGCTGCAATTCGTGAGTTCCTGAAAGGATTTCGCCTTCCTGGTGAGGCACAGAAGATAGATCGTATAATGGAAAAATTTGCTGAGCG GTACTGTGCTGACAATCCTGGGCTTTTTAAAAATGCAGATACTGCTTATGTTCTTGCTTATGCTGTTATAATGTTGAATACTGATGCACATAATCCAATGGTGTGGCCTAAGATGTCAAAATCAGATTTTGTTCGTATGAACACTGTAAGTGATGCAGAGGAATGTGCTCCTAAGGAGCTCTTGGAAGAAATTTATGATTCCATTGTCAAGGAAGAGATAAAGATGAAAGAtgatttgcatgatgcatcaaAAACTACAAAGAGACCTGAAACAGAAGAAAGAGGCCGTCTTGTCAATATCCTTAATTTAGCCCTTCCAAGACTGAAGTCGGCAAGTGATACAAAGGCAGAGAGTGAAAAGATCATCAAACAGACTCAGGCACTTTTCAAGAACCAGGGACAGAAGAAAGGTGTTTTTTATGTTGCACAGCAGGTTGAGCTTGTTAGGCCAATGCTTGAAGCTGTAGGATGGCCTTTGCTTGCAACATTTTCTGTGACCATGGAGGAAGGTGACAGTAAGCCTAGGGTTGTATCATGCATGGATGGGTTTAGAGCTGGTATCCATCTTACTCGTGTTCTTGGGATGGACACCATGCGCTATGCTTTCTTGACATCCTTAGTGAG GTTTACATTTTTGCATGCTCCCAAGGAGATGCGTAGTAAAAATGTTGAGGCACTGCGGACTCTTCTTGGTTTAGCTGACACAGATATGGATGCTTTACAAGATACTTGGAATGCTGTTTTAGAATGTGTCTCGAGACTTGAGTATATCACTTCAAATCCTTCCATTTCTGCAACTGTAATGATGGGATCAAATCAAATATCGAGGGACTCTGTAGTCCAATCTCTGAAAGAGTTGGCTGGGAAGCCTGCTGAACAAATCTTTGTAAACAGCGTAAAACTGCCAAGTGATTCAATTGTTGAATTCTTCACCGCCCTCTGTGGTGTTTCTGCTGAAGAGCTGAAACAAACACCTGCTCGTGTCTTTAGCTTGCAAAAGCTTGTTGAGATAAGCTACTATAACATGGCTCGTATACGTCTG GTGTGGGCTAGAATATGGTCTGTGTTGGCCCAGCATTTTATTGCAGCTGGAAGCCACCATGAGGAGAAAGTTGCTATGTATGCCATTGACTCACTAAGGCAGCTTGGTATGAAGTACTTGGAGCGTGCAGAATTAAACAACTTCACATTTCAGAGTGACATACTGAAGCCTTTTGTCATTTTAATGAGGAATAGCCACAACTCAAAAATCCGCGGCCTAATTGTTGATTGCATTGTTCAG TTGATCAAGTCGAAAGTTGGTAGCATAAAGTCGGGCTGGCGTTGTGTATTCATGATATTCACCGCAGCAGCCGATGACGAGGACGAATCAATTGTTGAGAGTGCTTTTGAGAACGTAGAACAAG TTATTTTGGAACATTTTGATCAAGTTGTTGGCGATTGCTTTATGGATTGTGTCAACTGCCTTATTGGTTTTGCAAATAACAAATGCACTCCTCGAATTAGTTTGAAGGCTATTGCTCTCCTACGTATATGTGAAGATCGTTTGGCAGAG GGCTTCATTCCAGGTGGTGCCGTTAAACCTATTGATGCTGTTCCAGAGGCAAATTTTGATGTGACAGAGCACTACTGGTTCCCAATGCTGACTGGTTTGTCTGATTTGACTCTAGACTCCAGACCAGAAGTCAGACATTGTGCACTTGAAGTGTTGTTTGATTTGCTGAATGAGAGAGGACACAAGTTCTCTTCTCCCTTCTGGGAGAGTATTTTCCATCGTGTACTGTTTCCTATATTTGATCATGTAAGACATGCTGGAAGGGATGGGCTTTCTTCTGGGGATGATTGGCTTCGTGATACTAGCATTCATTCGCTGCAGTTAATTTGCAACCTTTTCAATACTTTCTATAAG GAGGTATCTTTTATGCTTCCACCTCTGCTGAGCTTGCTGCTTGAGTGTGCCAAGAAAACAGACCAAACCGTCGTTTCAATTGCTCTTGGTGCTTTAGTTCATCTGATAGAGGTTGGTGGTCACCAGTTCAGTGATGGTGACTGGGAAACATTACTAAAGAGTATTAG GGATGCATCATACACAACTCAGCCACTTGAACTGCTCAATTCATTAGgatttcaaaaatcaaacaaccaGCAGTTACTTTCAAGAGAAGCAGAGAGCGACTCACATGGCAGCAGGGGAGAAGTCTCCATCAGTAGTAATGGTGAACATAGTCATCCAGAGCCAAATCCACAAACTAGCCTGGATAATTCAGAAG GTTCACCATCACCATCAGGGAGAACACAACCTGCTGTTTCCCCACGTGGCCAAAGCATTGGACAAAGAATTATGGGCAATATGATGGATAATCTTTTGGTCAGAAGCCTTACATCCAAATCAAAAGGTCGAGCAGATGATATTGCTCCACCCTCACCTGTGAAG GCACCTGATGATGATGAGGCTGTCAAGGCTGAAGAGGAAGACAGCCCTATGATGGAAACTGTCAGGAGCAAATGTATCACCCAGTTACTGCTGCTTGGCGCAATTGACAGCATACAG AAGAGGTATTGGAGCAGGCTAAAAGCCACACAGCAGATTGCAATAATGGATATCTTGCTTTCACTCCTAGAATTTGCTTCTTCGTATAATTCACCTTCGAACCTTCGAACGAGGATGCACCATATACCTCCAGAAAG GCCTCCATTGAATCTTCTTCGGCAAGAACTAGCTGGAACTACTATTTATTTAGATATCCTCCATAAATCAACAGTGGAGCAGGAAGAAAGGGACTCAACTGAGGAAGCAGATGGTTTTAGTGTGGAATCTGGCGAGCAGGAAAAGATCAAGGACCTAGCAGAAGGAAAGTTGGTTTCCTTTTGCGGGCAGATTCTGAAAGAGGCGTCTGATCTCCAGCCTAGCACTGGGGAGGCTGCAAGTGCAGACATACATCGTGTGTTGGACCTACGGGCTCCTGTTATTGTCAAG GTTTTGAAAGGCATGTGCATCATGGATGCTCAGATATTCAAAAGGCACCTGAAAGACTTCTATCCATTAATTACCAAACTTATCTGTTGTGATCAG ATGGATGTTCGCGGGGTGCTTGGAGATCTCTTCAGCAAACAACTTACTCCACTTATGCCCTGA